In a single window of the Ignavibacteria bacterium genome:
- a CDS encoding glucose-6-phosphate isomerase translates to MLELNIDQIFTAVTKEELYSYREKITEANNLLYQKTGKGSDFLGWIDLPSNISQNEISRIKECASLLAENSDVIVVIGIGGSYLGARAVIDALSDNFNNLLNRSERNAPLVIFAGNNISEDYHAELMQALENFDYSIIVISKSGTTTEPAIAFRLLKTHIEGEYGKQEAKNRIVAVTDKAKGALKKLADAEGYQTFVIPDDVGGRFSVLTPVGLLPIAAAGYDIDKLLGGAKAMQQLTREKKNIDENPADLYAAARNALYNKGKSIEILASFTPNLNYIIEWWKQLYGESEGKEGKGIFPAGVNFTADLHSMGQWIQEGTRSIFETVISINESKFTLTVPRDSDNLDEMNYIAGKRLGEVNKMAELGTMLAHVSGCVPNLSITLNRLDEENLGELIYFFEKACAVSGYLLGVNPFDQPGVEAYKKNMFALLGKPGFEEMKKELEAKLKKH, encoded by the coding sequence ATGCTTGAACTGAACATCGATCAAATATTTACAGCGGTAACAAAGGAAGAACTGTACTCTTACAGAGAGAAAATAACCGAAGCAAATAATTTGCTTTATCAAAAAACCGGCAAAGGAAGCGATTTCCTAGGCTGGATTGATCTTCCTTCAAATATTTCCCAAAATGAAATTTCACGGATAAAAGAATGTGCTTCATTACTTGCAGAGAACTCTGATGTAATTGTTGTTATCGGAATCGGAGGCTCTTATTTGGGAGCGCGAGCCGTAATTGATGCATTATCAGATAATTTTAACAACCTGTTAAACCGGTCTGAACGCAACGCGCCGCTGGTTATTTTTGCAGGAAATAATATCAGTGAGGATTATCATGCAGAGTTGATGCAGGCTCTTGAAAACTTTGATTATTCTATAATAGTGATTTCAAAATCAGGTACAACCACAGAGCCGGCAATTGCCTTCAGGTTGCTTAAAACTCACATTGAAGGCGAATACGGCAAACAGGAGGCAAAAAACCGTATAGTGGCTGTAACCGATAAAGCCAAAGGCGCTTTGAAAAAGCTTGCCGATGCTGAAGGTTACCAAACATTTGTAATTCCCGATGATGTAGGCGGAAGATTTTCTGTGCTGACTCCGGTAGGTTTACTGCCCATTGCTGCTGCCGGTTATGATATTGATAAGCTGCTAGGCGGTGCAAAAGCTATGCAGCAGCTTACCCGTGAGAAAAAAAATATTGATGAAAATCCCGCAGATCTTTACGCAGCTGCGCGAAACGCCCTTTATAATAAAGGTAAATCGATTGAAATTCTTGCAAGCTTCACACCAAACCTGAATTATATAATTGAATGGTGGAAACAGCTTTATGGAGAATCAGAAGGCAAAGAGGGTAAAGGGATTTTCCCTGCAGGCGTGAATTTTACGGCTGATCTTCACTCAATGGGGCAGTGGATACAGGAAGGAACGCGCAGTATTTTTGAAACTGTGATTAGTATAAATGAATCCAAATTTACACTTACCGTGCCGCGCGATAGTGATAACCTGGATGAAATGAATTACATCGCAGGCAAACGCCTTGGTGAAGTTAATAAAATGGCAGAGCTTGGCACCATGCTTGCGCATGTATCAGGCTGTGTGCCAAATTTATCAATTACGCTTAACAGACTTGATGAGGAAAATCTTGGAGAGCTTATCTATTTCTTCGAAAAAGCATGCGCTGTGAGCGGATATCTGCTGGGTGTTAATCCGTTCGATCAGCCGGGAGTTGAAGCTTATAAAAAGAACATGTTCGCTCTTCTTGGCAAGCCAGGTTTTGAAGAAATGAAAAAAGAGCTGGAAGCTAAACTTAAAAAGCATTAA
- a CDS encoding SAM-dependent methyltransferase, which translates to MAKEQKIDRDVKGEFMEVLRKSLKENTFVKFTLGKYRGSEDGLENIYVNPVKIKEEVKFALRYKYKTRDIYKNHTADEAANIISDEMGKNFLYGGLFTTVNDHVLEYNKKRVPRTYTRKASFSRVEIKEHNRIKTRYIDSKDKYLNLLGITNQKGEVKGDKYDKFRQVDKFIEILNGLIESSSLADKNEVDVIDFGSGKSYLTFAVYNFLNHKLGLKTKVTGIEQREDLAQLSNDISTAVDFNDLKFINNTINDNKIKEADIVIALHACDTATDDAIAKAIALKAEIVILAPCCQKYVRKHLHIPEELKGVFKHGILEEHLASFITDGLRALVLESYGYKTKVFEFISGDHTSKNIMITAILDEFTDDNYFAKVVEIEKMKSQFGLSDFYLDKLLTKIK; encoded by the coding sequence ATGGCAAAAGAACAAAAAATTGATCGTGATGTTAAGGGTGAATTCATGGAAGTTCTCCGAAAGTCACTTAAGGAAAATACATTCGTAAAATTTACACTTGGCAAATACCGTGGGAGTGAAGACGGTCTGGAAAATATTTATGTAAATCCGGTAAAAATAAAAGAAGAAGTGAAATTCGCTCTGCGGTATAAGTATAAAACCCGTGATATATACAAAAACCATACTGCTGATGAAGCAGCGAATATCATAAGTGATGAAATGGGGAAAAATTTTCTTTACGGGGGACTCTTTACAACTGTAAATGATCATGTGCTTGAATACAATAAAAAACGTGTTCCCAGAACGTATACCCGTAAGGCATCGTTTTCGCGGGTAGAGATCAAAGAACATAACCGCATTAAGACCCGTTATATTGATTCAAAAGATAAATATCTTAACCTGCTTGGAATTACCAACCAAAAAGGAGAAGTAAAAGGCGATAAGTATGATAAGTTCCGCCAGGTGGATAAGTTTATTGAGATACTGAACGGACTAATAGAATCAAGCAGCCTCGCAGATAAAAATGAAGTGGATGTAATTGATTTCGGCAGCGGAAAATCTTATTTAACATTTGCAGTATATAATTTCCTGAACCATAAGCTTGGATTGAAAACTAAGGTTACAGGTATCGAACAAAGAGAGGACCTTGCGCAGCTTTCCAATGATATTTCAACAGCAGTTGATTTTAATGACCTGAAATTCATTAACAACACAATTAATGATAACAAAATAAAGGAAGCTGATATTGTTATTGCACTTCACGCATGTGATACTGCTACTGATGATGCTATTGCCAAAGCAATAGCACTGAAAGCTGAAATTGTCATCCTTGCTCCATGCTGCCAGAAATATGTGCGTAAACATCTTCACATCCCCGAAGAATTAAAGGGTGTTTTTAAACACGGCATACTGGAAGAGCACTTAGCTTCCTTTATAACCGATGGCTTAAGGGCACTTGTGCTTGAATCATACGGCTATAAAACCAAGGTGTTTGAATTCATTTCAGGTGACCATACCAGCAAGAATATCATGATTACTGCCATTTTGGATGAGTTCACCGATGATAACTACTTTGCCAAAGTTGTTGAAATCGAAAAGATGAAATCGCAATTTGGCTTAAGCGATTTTTACCTTGATAAACTTCTCACAAAAATAAAATAA
- a CDS encoding GNAT family N-acetyltransferase, which yields MKVVKLTEKNIPAFKQYFKQYSHEQDESNPPLDDFTTGENDPVYLLINGSEVRGAAALMLHPEYREVRQARLRMFHAADGDYLSYLKLLNSILLHTSGLTSIYGFIEDNYSNIAKIWEDLGFESRRFAWILIRDTKEFTGPQFPEGYELRTFRDGIDEEHWCSIINDAFGHSLGHVRMTPERLEHWRLDPAYIDGGMKLLWHNDTPVATLSMTKEEHKGEYLIFIEAIGVAGDYQGKGLGKNLLRTGIQYAADSGSSGVMLSVNGENDKAADMYFREGFKKEALYKCYYFDIKN from the coding sequence ATGAAAGTAGTAAAGCTGACAGAAAAAAACATCCCCGCGTTCAAACAATATTTTAAACAATATTCCCATGAACAGGATGAATCGAATCCCCCGCTGGATGATTTTACAACTGGTGAAAATGACCCTGTGTATTTGCTGATTAATGGCAGCGAGGTCCGCGGCGCAGCCGCTTTGATGCTGCATCCCGAATACAGGGAAGTCAGGCAGGCAAGGCTCAGGATGTTCCATGCCGCCGATGGTGATTATTTATCCTATTTAAAGCTTTTAAACAGCATTTTACTGCATACTTCAGGGCTCACTTCTATTTACGGTTTTATTGAAGATAATTACAGCAATATTGCAAAAATATGGGAAGATCTTGGATTTGAATCCAGAAGGTTTGCATGGATACTTATCAGAGATACCAAAGAATTTACCGGACCGCAGTTTCCTGAAGGGTATGAGCTGCGCACTTTCCGTGACGGTATTGATGAGGAGCACTGGTGCAGCATAATTAATGACGCATTCGGGCACTCACTCGGTCACGTGCGGATGACACCAGAGCGTTTAGAGCACTGGAGGCTTGACCCTGCTTATATCGATGGCGGAATGAAACTACTCTGGCACAATGATACACCGGTTGCTACTTTGAGTATGACAAAAGAAGAACACAAAGGCGAATATCTGATCTTTATAGAAGCTATTGGTGTAGCAGGTGATTACCAGGGAAAAGGCTTAGGTAAGAATCTACTCAGGACAGGTATTCAGTATGCCGCTGATAGCGGTTCATCGGGAGTTATGCTTTCTGTCAACGGTGAAAATGATAAGGCTGCCGACATGTACTTCCGCGAAGGATTTAAAAAAGAAGCCCTGTACAAATGCTACTACTTTGATATAAAAAATTAA
- a CDS encoding lipocalin family protein, with translation MKTILLFLVLSSVCFAQSAKELIGSWQAAPHVAAGYDDTFTFNDDGTFYYFNNQMNCAIREVGYGGTWELKGKTIHLTVTYYDIEKGGWLEPSDGSCGSDSMLVGSTIVKVLQFPYDQKELRLSGFRTENEDGTDRFTMEINNRKHWYFSKFEY, from the coding sequence ATGAAAACAATATTGCTGTTTCTCGTTCTTTCATCAGTTTGTTTTGCGCAGTCAGCAAAGGAGCTTATTGGCTCCTGGCAGGCAGCGCCGCATGTAGCGGCTGGATATGATGATACTTTCACATTTAATGATGACGGAACGTTCTATTATTTTAATAATCAAATGAATTGCGCTATAAGAGAAGTCGGGTATGGAGGAACGTGGGAGCTGAAAGGAAAAACAATTCATCTTACAGTTACATATTATGATATTGAAAAAGGCGGCTGGCTTGAACCATCTGACGGAAGCTGCGGAAGTGATTCAATGCTGGTAGGCTCAACAATAGTTAAGGTCCTTCAGTTTCCTTACGATCAGAAAGAATTGAGGCTATCCGGTTTCAGAACAGAAAACGAAGACGGCACTGATAGATTCACAATGGAAATAAATAACAGGAAACATTGGTATTTTTCGAAATTTGAGTATTAA
- a CDS encoding methyltransferase domain-containing protein: MHFGYYRFPMIPLWREQMLDAMNRFVIENLKLGDSDKIVYDLGCGLAAPCRTFAKMYPGKKVKGITIVEWQIQKARELNRQKNIDGNIELVLGDYTDLPFDDNSADAAYALESACHCPDDDKAAFVKEMMRVLKPGKNFVIADGFLKRPSEKFYPLLKYCYTEICKGWALPSFPNVNGVVEQLKLNGAENVTVTDLSFRVAPSVMHAPFTVVSFVLKKMLQGEKLNSVRIGHLKACFLGLLMGMHRGSFSYLMISGNKKS; this comes from the coding sequence ATGCATTTCGGATATTACAGGTTCCCCATGATACCGCTATGGCGTGAACAGATGCTTGATGCTATGAACAGGTTTGTGATTGAAAATCTGAAGCTGGGTGATAGCGATAAAATTGTTTATGACCTTGGGTGCGGACTTGCCGCGCCATGCAGGACTTTCGCTAAAATGTATCCCGGAAAAAAAGTTAAAGGCATTACAATTGTTGAGTGGCAGATCCAAAAAGCAAGGGAGCTTAACAGGCAGAAGAACATTGACGGTAATATAGAGCTTGTATTGGGTGATTACACCGATCTGCCGTTTGATGATAATTCCGCTGACGCTGCTTACGCGCTTGAAAGCGCCTGCCACTGCCCCGATGATGATAAAGCAGCATTTGTTAAAGAAATGATGCGCGTTCTTAAGCCGGGTAAAAATTTTGTAATTGCCGATGGATTCTTAAAGCGGCCATCTGAAAAATTTTACCCGCTGCTTAAATACTGCTACACGGAAATTTGCAAAGGCTGGGCGCTGCCTTCGTTCCCTAATGTGAACGGAGTTGTTGAGCAGCTGAAATTGAATGGCGCTGAAAATGTTACGGTTACCGATCTTTCATTCCGTGTTGCGCCGTCAGTAATGCACGCGCCGTTCACAGTTGTAAGCTTTGTATTAAAGAAAATGCTGCAGGGTGAAAAGCTTAATTCTGTAAGGATAGGACATTTGAAAGCATGTTTTCTGGGGTTGTTAATGGGAATGCACCGCGGAAGCTTTTCTTATCTGATGATATCAGGAAATAAAAAATCATAA
- a CDS encoding class I SAM-dependent methyltransferase, with the protein MEKYLEVNRELWNKKTPVHISSEFYDVPSFKKGKSSLNPAELEALGDVSGKSLLHLQCHFGLDSLSWARLGAKVTGIDLAEKAIDAAKELNVELGLDADFICSDVYELKKVLDKKFDIVFTSYGTIGWLPDLNKWAEIVSHFLKPGGTFFIAEFHPVRWMYDDDCVKMDYSYFNVEPIIEEVGHSYADKDRAIDHLSYGWNHPLSDVFSALLKQNLQVTEFKEYPYSYYKCFNNTVQNELGYYEIKGIEGKMPLMYTIKAIKPQ; encoded by the coding sequence ATGGAAAAATATTTAGAAGTAAACCGTGAGTTGTGGAATAAAAAAACACCGGTTCATATATCATCAGAATTCTACGATGTACCATCTTTCAAAAAAGGAAAGTCATCGCTAAATCCAGCGGAGCTTGAAGCGCTTGGTGATGTTTCCGGTAAATCACTCCTTCACCTGCAGTGCCATTTCGGGCTGGATTCTCTCAGCTGGGCAAGACTCGGCGCAAAGGTCACAGGAATTGATCTGGCTGAAAAAGCAATTGATGCTGCAAAGGAGCTGAACGTAGAACTGGGACTTGATGCTGACTTCATCTGCTCTGATGTATATGAGCTTAAAAAAGTGCTGGATAAAAAATTCGATATCGTATTTACATCATACGGCACTATCGGCTGGCTTCCGGATCTGAATAAATGGGCTGAGATTGTTTCGCACTTTTTAAAGCCCGGCGGAACATTCTTTATTGCAGAATTTCACCCCGTAAGATGGATGTATGATGATGACTGCGTAAAGATGGATTATTCTTACTTTAATGTTGAACCAATTATTGAAGAAGTTGGGCATTCATATGCAGATAAAGACCGTGCTATAGACCATTTATCGTACGGCTGGAACCATCCTTTAAGTGATGTTTTTTCTGCTTTACTGAAACAAAATCTGCAGGTAACCGAGTTTAAGGAATATCCGTACAGCTATTATAAGTGTTTTAATAACACTGTTCAAAATGAGCTGGGATACTACGAAATTAAAGGAATTGAAGGAAAAATGCCTTTAATGTATACCATTAAGGCAATAAAACCTCAGTAA
- the purT gene encoding formate-dependent phosphoribosylglycinamide formyltransferase: MTKKILLLGSGELGKEFVIAAKRLGQYVIAVDSYNNAPAQQVADEREVINMLSGDELDKIVAKHKPDIIVPEIEAIRTERFYDYEKQGYQVVPSARAANFTMNRKAIRDLAAKELGLKTAPYKYASTLDDFRKAVKEIGIPCVVKPLMSSSGKGQSVIKNEGDIDKAWEYASTGGRGDYSEVIIEGFINFFTEITLLTVTQKNGKTLFCPPIGHRQERGDYQESWQPCVISPEHLAEAQMMADKVTRALTGYGIWGVEFFLASDGVYFSELSPRPHDTGMVTLAGTQNFNEFELHLRAVLGLDIPEITLERAGASAVVLAGDDNSGQPVYSGLEEAVKYPQSDIKIFGKPSTRKFRRMGVALAYGKPDASTDELRFKAKEIADKIRVNI; the protein is encoded by the coding sequence ATGACAAAAAAAATTTTATTGTTAGGCTCAGGTGAGCTGGGTAAAGAATTCGTTATAGCCGCAAAGCGGCTGGGACAGTATGTAATTGCTGTTGATTCATACAACAATGCCCCCGCCCAGCAGGTTGCCGATGAACGCGAAGTAATAAACATGCTCTCCGGTGATGAGCTGGATAAGATCGTAGCAAAACATAAACCGGATATTATTGTCCCAGAAATTGAAGCTATCCGTACTGAAAGGTTCTATGATTACGAAAAACAAGGGTACCAGGTTGTGCCAAGCGCGCGTGCAGCTAATTTTACTATGAACCGTAAAGCGATACGTGACCTTGCCGCGAAAGAGCTGGGACTCAAAACTGCGCCTTACAAATATGCTTCTACACTCGATGATTTCAGAAAAGCTGTAAAAGAAATAGGCATTCCATGTGTTGTTAAACCGCTCATGTCATCTTCAGGCAAGGGGCAATCAGTTATTAAAAATGAAGGAGATATAGATAAAGCGTGGGAATATGCTTCAACCGGCGGCAGGGGAGATTACTCAGAAGTAATTATTGAAGGATTTATAAACTTTTTTACAGAAATAACACTTCTTACCGTTACACAAAAAAACGGCAAAACCCTGTTTTGCCCGCCAATAGGCCACAGGCAGGAGCGCGGTGATTACCAGGAAAGCTGGCAGCCATGCGTGATCTCACCTGAACATCTTGCCGAAGCGCAAATGATGGCTGATAAAGTCACGCGCGCGCTTACAGGTTATGGTATATGGGGAGTTGAATTTTTTCTTGCTTCCGATGGCGTTTATTTCAGTGAGCTCTCACCACGTCCGCATGATACAGGTATGGTAACACTTGCCGGCACACAGAATTTTAACGAGTTTGAGCTTCACTTAAGGGCTGTACTGGGACTCGATATCCCCGAAATCACTTTAGAGCGTGCCGGCGCCAGCGCAGTTGTGCTTGCTGGTGATGATAATTCCGGTCAGCCTGTTTACAGCGGACTTGAAGAAGCTGTAAAATATCCCCAGTCAGATATTAAGATCTTCGGTAAACCCAGTACCCGTAAATTCCGCAGAATGGGTGTTGCGCTGGCATATGGTAAACCGGATGCTTCAACCGATGAGCTTCGCTTTAAAGCCAAAGAAATTGCAGATAAGATAAGAGTAAATATTTAA
- a CDS encoding Type 1 glutamine amidotransferase-like domain-containing protein, with the protein MLKSLSKITRKISSHLNRNVTKQNQGHIIALGGGGFSDQPNNLLLDEYLLLQTNKAKPKVLFLPTAGGDHEDYIAKFYRAYNKFNCKPTHLSLSKKSVPFKKLEQIVLSQDLIFVGGGSPKFLMQVWRKAGLDRIIKKAWKQGVVLSGMSAGAICWYEDGYQNPKDDIWRRISCLGFLEGSFCPHYDKRGELRSAYRKMISSGEIEGGYGVQDGVALHYVGTELKYIVSSSPDAKAYIVKKAAFRVTEKELKPAYLGILHEAHQLNSKISANDDDTLIDNTEIVRRYIKLINEHDIPGLLAMTSGDAVFIDSMGIDTKGVTNMRKAWNVLLTFFPDYTVIIKDIISKNGMVAVFGTAKGTLATDGRILAENKFEIPASWTATVENGKITKWRVYADNQPVRKLIEKYRGKM; encoded by the coding sequence ATGCTTAAATCGCTTTCAAAAATAACCCGCAAAATATCTTCTCATTTAAACAGGAATGTTACAAAGCAGAACCAGGGTCACATTATTGCTCTAGGCGGCGGTGGATTCTCAGATCAGCCAAATAATCTTCTGCTTGATGAATACCTTCTGTTACAGACTAATAAAGCTAAACCAAAGGTACTTTTTCTGCCAACAGCCGGGGGTGACCATGAAGATTATATTGCTAAATTCTACCGTGCTTATAATAAATTCAATTGTAAGCCTACGCATCTTTCCCTGTCAAAAAAATCTGTACCTTTTAAAAAGCTTGAACAGATAGTTCTAAGCCAGGATCTTATCTTCGTAGGCGGAGGCAGTCCCAAATTTTTAATGCAGGTTTGGCGTAAAGCCGGACTTGACCGCATCATAAAAAAAGCATGGAAGCAGGGCGTAGTGTTAAGCGGAATGTCAGCCGGCGCTATTTGCTGGTATGAAGATGGTTACCAGAATCCAAAGGATGATATCTGGCGCAGGATAAGCTGTCTCGGTTTTCTTGAAGGAAGCTTTTGCCCGCATTATGATAAGCGCGGAGAGCTCCGCAGTGCCTACAGGAAAATGATATCTTCAGGTGAAATTGAAGGTGGTTACGGGGTTCAGGATGGTGTGGCGCTGCATTATGTAGGCACGGAGCTTAAATATATAGTATCAAGCTCACCGGATGCAAAGGCTTATATTGTTAAGAAGGCGGCGTTCAGGGTCACAGAAAAAGAGCTTAAACCAGCTTACCTTGGGATACTTCATGAGGCGCATCAGCTTAACTCAAAGATCTCAGCCAATGATGATGATACGCTGATTGATAATACTGAAATTGTCCGCAGGTATATCAAGCTCATAAATGAACATGATATTCCCGGCCTGCTTGCTATGACATCCGGTGATGCTGTATTCATTGATTCGATGGGAATTGATACTAAAGGTGTTACAAATATGCGCAAAGCATGGAATGTTTTGCTTACTTTTTTCCCAGATTATACTGTAATTATAAAAGATATAATCAGCAAAAATGGTATGGTGGCAGTTTTTGGCACAGCTAAAGGTACACTGGCAACTGATGGAAGAATTCTGGCGGAAAATAAATTTGAGATCCCGGCATCATGGACTGCAACAGTTGAAAACGGAAAGATAACCAAATGGCGCGTTTATGCAGATAATCAGCCTGTTAGGAAGCTGATAGAGAAGTATAGGGGGAAAATGTGA
- a CDS encoding DUF393 domain-containing protein yields MSKLVCHTYRNLMQTFPQQKGWVLYDGMCGFCSWWIPFWEKTINRTGYGIAMLQDKWVREELKLPGELENRDIILLFSDGRKLIGADAYIFGMKTVWWSSPFGYMLSVPPFKQITWLFYKLFNRNRFLVSRVCRLKPVIRSN; encoded by the coding sequence ATGAGTAAATTAGTATGTCATACTTACAGAAACTTAATGCAGACATTTCCTCAACAAAAAGGCTGGGTTTTATATGACGGTATGTGCGGTTTTTGCTCATGGTGGATACCGTTTTGGGAGAAGACCATAAACCGTACAGGCTATGGAATAGCCATGCTGCAGGATAAATGGGTGCGTGAAGAGCTGAAATTGCCGGGTGAGCTGGAAAACAGGGATATCATCCTGTTATTTTCTGACGGAAGAAAACTCATAGGAGCAGATGCCTATATATTCGGGATGAAAACAGTATGGTGGTCCAGTCCTTTTGGCTATATGCTTTCGGTTCCGCCATTCAAGCAGATAACCTGGCTGTTTTACAAACTTTTCAACAGGAACAGGTTTTTAGTATCAAGGGTTTGCAGGTTAAAGCCTGTTATAAGATCAAATTAA
- a CDS encoding DUF1569 domain-containing protein — protein MQDIFNKVDNAAIINRIRKIHAGSKPLWGKMGAEEMLFHCQEPIRVSLGELKLKRGLLGILFGKMALKQALSDKPFKKGVPTSDEFKPKGKYELEAEKEKLISLVESLAEKGPGAISRDPHPFFGPMTPEEWSLITWKHLDHHLSQFGE, from the coding sequence ATGCAGGATATATTCAATAAAGTTGATAATGCAGCTATCATAAACAGGATCAGAAAAATCCATGCAGGCTCAAAACCTCTTTGGGGAAAAATGGGAGCTGAGGAAATGCTGTTTCATTGCCAGGAACCTATCAGAGTATCACTGGGAGAGCTGAAGCTGAAACGCGGTTTACTCGGTATTCTTTTCGGCAAAATGGCATTAAAGCAGGCATTGAGCGATAAGCCTTTTAAAAAAGGTGTTCCTACCAGCGATGAGTTCAAACCAAAGGGAAAGTACGAGCTTGAAGCTGAAAAAGAAAAATTAATTTCACTTGTAGAATCATTAGCTGAAAAAGGCCCGGGCGCAATTAGCAGGGATCCCCATCCGTTTTTCGGACCTATGACACCGGAAGAGTGGAGCCTCATCACATGGAAACACCTGGACCATCATTTATCTCAGTTTGGAGAATAA
- a CDS encoding YdeI/OmpD-associated family protein, translating to MGTKDKRVDAYIAKSQDFAKPVLEHFRKLIHKTCPEVTETIKWGMPSFEYKGPFMGFAAFKKHAVLYFWKGAIMKDSKILMGKNAKGAMGNLGRIESIEDLPKDAVLVKWIKEAMKLNDAGIKISRSEKPKHERKEYSMPAYFQKELNKNKKAKAVFEGFPPSHKREYIEWIIEAKTEATRNKRMETAIEWMTEGKSRNWKYQKK from the coding sequence ATGGGAACAAAGGATAAAAGAGTTGACGCATACATCGCAAAGTCACAGGATTTTGCCAAACCGGTATTAGAGCATTTCAGAAAACTCATTCACAAAACATGTCCGGAGGTTACTGAAACGATAAAATGGGGAATGCCAAGCTTTGAATACAAGGGACCGTTCATGGGTTTTGCAGCTTTTAAAAAGCATGCCGTACTGTACTTCTGGAAAGGCGCTATAATGAAGGACAGCAAAATACTTATGGGCAAAAATGCAAAAGGCGCAATGGGTAATTTAGGCAGAATTGAATCAATAGAAGACCTGCCCAAAGATGCTGTACTGGTTAAATGGATAAAAGAAGCCATGAAGCTTAACGATGCGGGAATAAAGATCAGCAGGAGCGAAAAGCCCAAACACGAAAGAAAAGAATACTCCATGCCGGCTTACTTTCAGAAAGAATTAAATAAAAACAAAAAAGCGAAAGCTGTATTTGAAGGCTTTCCGCCATCACATAAGCGGGAGTACATTGAATGGATAATCGAAGCAAAAACGGAAGCGACCAGGAACAAAAGAATGGAAACGGCAATTGAATGGATGACAGAAGGCAAATCAAGAAACTGGAAATATCAGAAGAAATAA
- a CDS encoding nitroreductase family protein — translation MKFIKYLHTNFSSEEMHERSEGFRRFMDSRRSIREFSDRDVPIEIIENIIMTASTAPSGAHKQPWTFCVITDPDIKKQIREAAEKEEYENYNGRMDEQWLKDLEKFGTDWKKPFIETAPYIIVVFKKLYDISETGEKLQNYYVSESVGIACGFLLTAIHNAGLCALTHTPSPMGFLSKILNRPENERPFLLIPVGYPEEGCTVPEISRKSKNQIILNF, via the coding sequence ATGAAATTCATTAAATACTTACATACTAATTTCAGCAGCGAAGAAATGCATGAAAGATCAGAAGGATTCAGAAGATTTATGGATTCAAGAAGAAGCATTCGTGAATTTTCTGACCGCGATGTTCCTATTGAAATAATAGAGAACATCATTATGACAGCATCTACAGCTCCATCCGGGGCACATAAGCAGCCCTGGACATTCTGCGTAATAACTGATCCTGATATCAAAAAACAAATTCGCGAGGCTGCTGAAAAGGAAGAGTATGAAAACTATAACGGAAGAATGGATGAGCAGTGGCTTAAGGACCTTGAAAAATTCGGCACTGACTGGAAAAAACCATTTATTGAAACAGCACCATATATAATTGTAGTATTTAAAAAATTATATGATATATCTGAAACAGGAGAAAAACTGCAGAATTATTATGTGAGTGAATCTGTAGGAATTGCCTGCGGATTTTTACTTACAGCTATTCATAATGCAGGTTTATGTGCGCTAACACACACGCCCAGTCCAATGGGTTTTTTATCTAAAATACTTAACCGGCCGGAAAATGAACGCCCATTTTTATTAATTCCTGTCGGTTATCCTGAAGAAGGCTGTACGGTTCCTGAAATTAGCCGAAAAAGTAAAAATCAAATTATATTAAATTTCTGA